A window of Strigops habroptila isolate Jane chromosome 5, bStrHab1.2.pri, whole genome shotgun sequence genomic DNA:
GAGGCTTCTGGGTTTCCTTCACATGTAGAAagggggcaggggaggggaggcagagTAACACAGGGCTCTTACCCAGGAATAAAATGATCTGTCTCCTGGAGCTCTTGCCCTCCGAGCTCTCACTTTTTCTTAGGTACTGTTCCTGGTGTTTTAGTCTGCTCTTCACTGCCACAGTTCCTTCCTTGTGGATCATCAGGGTCTTCATCATGCTGTGGCACATGAATGTGACAGATCCCAGCACTATGATGTACACAGCGAAAGCACTGAAGATGCTGGCCTGAAAGACAGACCACTTGGAGGAAAGGCTGGTACAGACAGTCATATTGTGCTTCAGCTCAGGAGGGTGGTGACTGGGCATAGGCTTCTTGCAGGCAGTCGTACCTTGGTAGCCCTCAACGGCTTCCAGGGGATATTCCGTGCCCATGGCaaagagcagaggcagagccaCTATGACAGACATCCCCCAGACAAAGGCGATGAGCAGCTTCACCGTGCGGGGTCCAGAGACGGCCTTGAACTTAAAGGGGTGGCAGATAGCCACATACCTCTCAAAGCTGAGGGTGGCAACATGCAGCACAGTGGCATAACTGCAGACTTCAAAGAGGAAGTAGTAGAGCTTGCAAGCCACATTGCCATTGGGGGTAGAAAAGGGGATCCAGATAGCACTGAAGAACTCCACGGGCATACCCAGCAGGATGACCAGCAGATCAGAGCAGGCCAGACTCACCATGTGGTCTGTGACCTCTTTCTGCAGGTAGCCCTTCTTCTGCAGGATCCTAGTGGCCTTGATGGTGATGCTGTTGCCCAGGATGCCCGCAATAAAGATGCAGACATACACACAGGCCAAAGTGATCTTAATCCAAGGAGACACTTCAAACTCAGGGATGTGGCTGTGGTCAATGAGATGAGAACAGTCTGAAGAGGATGTTTGTCCTGCCATGAGAAGCCcctggggggaagaagagggagaaaaagcctTCTGCCCTCTCTGATGTTCAGATTCACAGCAAATGGATCCTTTCCTGCTTTGCCCCTCTCACTGCGATGCACAGGTTAGAGCAGTCAGGCACAACAAACCTGTCTCAACTAGCCACACCTGTGGGTTTTGTTAGCAACAGCCACTGAGTCAGCAAGCTGAGCATGGAAGTGTTTCAGATCTTACCTATCTTTATGGCAAACATCTCTTGctctttttgggtttttctcctttctctaaGTGAAGTTGCCGTTCTCCAGCCCTCTGTGGTATGAGCTGCTCTCCTTTCAACATTTGCCTCTTCCTCTGCAAGCAAAGGTAGCTTTTGGTTGCTGCCCCAGGAAGAGGAAGTCAGAGTTTCTGCTTGCTTATAGCTTCTCTGTTAACCATTAACCTAAATCTTGGCACAAGCCACCCATGTCTGAAATGCACTTCCTGTAATAAGAGCTCCTTCTCAGGGACAGATTAGGTTGGTGGGGTCAGGCTGAATATTAACTGGGCTTCAGACTTTACTTCTATATGCAGTAATGCCAACATGCTTCACTACTTTACCTTTCCTTTAATGAAGACCTCAGTATCTGCTGAAGCATTGTTTGTTACACTGCTTGTGCAGCCACAGGCTGATTTACGTCAACAGGAGCTTCTGGTTTTTAGTTGCTGCTGGTGAACTGGTAGCTTCTTAAAATAACTGTTTAGACTCTAAAGAGACTTCTCAGAAGTTATAAAATAAGCTGAACTTATTTAGACACATCCATTGTCTCCCTTTAAATTTCCATCTTCTCGTGTtagataacaaaaataataaagttaGTAATACTGATCATGCTCATGCTTTCAAGTAATCCAGAGTAGCAGGGGATGAAAATGGGCTTCCTGCTCCTATGTCTCACCTGAGAGGGAATGAATTTAACACACTCTTTAGTTTTAGTTTCAAACCATAGCACTGAAGGCTCCCAAGGTAACCCCTGGAAACATTTAATTAGAAGGTGTGTATATGGATTAGGAAACCTTTACATTACAATGCAAAATGGCAGAACAGCTTTTGCAGCTATAATCAAGAGAGAGGCCCATTACAGTGATCTGCTCCAATACCAAATCTAAGAACAGTGGGTTCACAAAGTGATTTCTATTAACTAGACAAGCACATGTGACACTTTCAGCTCATGATAAAAGAGAAACGTTAGAAAGCTGTTATTAAGCAGTCTCCTCACATTCAGTGGTTATCACTGTACCTCAGCAGCCCAAGTATATAATGAACAAAAGATGCCCAAAACAGGATAATCAGCACCTGTTTCTAAGCATTATTTATGCATTCCAGTTTCAGAAGAATCACCTCAAACCTTGCACAACTTTAAGCCTGTAGTCCCAGTCGTCTTCCCTTATGTTTGATAATTCACATTTGTTCTGCTCAGACAAGCTTTCTATTATTACCCAATTTCTTTCacttaattttactttataaaagTGTGAACAAAGATTACATATGCATGACTGAATTGTGGAAATGAAGCTAATTAAAATTTGCTGCTTACtatcaaaagggaaaaagggagagagagagcaaaagagagagaaggccCAATAGGATTAggtttcccccttttttccacACCaattataaaatgcagaacacagttttgcagttttcaaTATTATCTTTAGAATATACACAAAGTTGATTAACTTTCTAATAAAGAGCTGATGCCACAAAGGAGATAGGAAGGAAAGAGGCAATTGTGGATACACATAGACTgagaccattaaaaaaaagtcttacttAAGTTACCGGACTACATAAACTAGCAGTGAGTATTCCAGAGATACATATAAAATCCCTATCATGGGTgattataaaaaatatatatatcttcCTGGAGGGAAACATTTCTCCTCAACTaaatggggaagaaattgttgatgccccatccctgtaagtgttcaaggacaggctggacagggctttgagcaacctggtctagtggaaggtgtccctgcctctggcagggtggttggaactaaatgatctttaagctcctttccaactcaaaccattctatgattccatgattctgtgataaatgtGCTTAATGCCTCTTTGTGGCATGGAGGGGGAGAGTTCATAGTCTTTACCCTGGTGGATGATACCAGTTTATAAACTTACGATTTGTGTCATGGTATGATTTTAGGCATTTTGTTAAGTTTTACTCAGTGTCTTGTAGCAGTGAACAccacaaattaatttttgtgttgTTGCCTTTCCCTTACCTGTTTTGAAAGTGAATGTGGCCTGTGTGGTTGTACCTGGGAGAACGCTGCAGGGAGCCCCTCTTGATCCAATTTGTTGCCATTGTGCACCATGACTTCAGCCCCCAGCACTGAAGAGGAGTCAAGAGC
This region includes:
- the GPR39 gene encoding G-protein coupled receptor 39, which gives rise to MAGQTSSSDCSHLIDHSHIPEFEVSPWIKITLACVYVCIFIAGILGNSITIKATRILQKKGYLQKEVTDHMVSLACSDLLVILLGMPVEFFSAIWIPFSTPNGNVACKLYYFLFEVCSYATVLHVATLSFERYVAICHPFKFKAVSGPRTVKLLIAFVWGMSVIVALPLLFAMGTEYPLEAVEGYQGTTACKKPMPSHHPPELKHNMTVCTSLSSKWSVFQASIFSAFAVYIIVLGSVTFMCHSMMKTLMIHKEGTVAVKSRLKHQEQYLRKSESSEGKSSRRQIILFLGLIIATLAICWMPNQVRRIMAAAKPKQDWTVPYFRAYITLLPIADIFFYLSSVVNPFLYNISSQQFRSVFLQVLRCRLTIQHANKEKFLRANQSSRARSSRSLRPLLFMSSRRNSSMSSNNKVFLSTFQNETKSDCSPQEPGPEPQQPISEGVPLETSLEPSPDTPNGLCEHQV